GAACTCCTCGATTGGGATACTTGCCTGCATATCATAAAATGCGCAGACCGTTTCCCAGGGCATCAGGTATGCCTCGTTTTTTTGCCCGACGCCGCGAAACTCGACCGCAAGAAATCCTTTGCGACCGGTATATTTGAGAAAACCTGAGATGTTGTCGATCTGATGTACGCCGTCTTTGTCTTTGTGGAAGTTGCTGGAAAACGACAGCCGTTTTCCTTTCAGCGACTTGCACTCGATCGCAAGATAATGCGCAGGGTCCAGAGAGTCAACGATGATGTCAACGTACTGGGCATTGAAGCGTGCCTGTTTGAGGCGGTAGGCAAATCCCTTCATCCGGTGTTCGGTAAAATACCGGTTCACGCAGTTGACCACAGTACGCTCGAAATCATTTGCCATTTCTTTTCTTCATGTTTCGTCTGAGAGATGATGAACTTTTATAGCGGTACAGGCTCTACATGAACGGTATGCTTGACGGACGTGTACGAAAAAATATCAGACCGGGAACTGCGGTGGCAGTGGTGTTAAAGGCTGATCAGCCGACCGGTGCTTTAACATGGGGGAGGGTTGCAGAAATTCTCACGAACTCGTCCACGCATCCGCATGGAATCAAAGTGCGGCTCACGAACGGACAGGTCGGCAGAGTCCAGCAGATTTACGATGATGAATAACGACAGGCTTCACTCGTCGCTGCTCCGCCCAGGACTCGCATGATTTCGTAACAGCTCCGCCCACGGAAAAACGGATCACACGGAAAAACGCACGGAAAAAAACATCACGGAGTAGACGTGAACAGCACGGAAATAAATTTTTTAAAATTGCGGTGTGATACCATAAAAAATCACATGATCTTTTTTTGAAAAAATCTTGAAGAAATATTTTTGCAACATTTTTATTTTCAAATTCCGTGCTGTTCACGTCTGCTCCGTGATGCTTTTCTGTGAAACTCCGTGTGTTCCGTTTTTCCGTGGGCGGAGCAAAACGTGCGTGTGAAGCAGAACATGCGTCACAAAATAAAAAAAAGAATTTTTTTTCAATCACACAAACGTGATGTCAAAGAAGAACTTGCCTATCGGCTCATCCTCCCACGACCGCTTGTACTCGGCAGCGAACTCATACGTTCCTGCTTTCTCTGCAGTGACATACCACTCATAGAAACCGCCAACACCGACCATAGTCGAGCCCGGTATTGCAGAAGACACAAAGGTCGAGTTCAGCACTTTCAGCTGCGTGTCATTGGTGATCGTCCACTCATAGCCGGTAGTCGGATTGCCTTCGGTCACAACCTTCACTACTTCGCTGGCAGCCGGATTAACTTTCCCGGTGAATGCAACGGAAAGCAGAGGAACATCTGACGGAGTGGTGGTTGGATCAACAAAGATCAGATCCTGGGTAAAGGTCTCAAGAGGAGTCTCATTCTCCCACGACCGCTTGTACTCAGCAACGAACTGATAGGTTCCTGCTTTATCCGCAGTGATCGTGAAGATATCATTTCCTCCGGAGCCTGCAATACCCTCCTCGACCGGCGTTGCTTCATAAGTCTGGTTAATCACAAGACCAGAAACATCAGCTGCAATCCATCCATAACCGGTAGTCGGATTCGATGGCAGAATGAACTGAATCTTATCATTTGCCGGAATAACAGTGCCGAACTTATCAACCATTACTGTTGTTACCTGCTCAGACGACGGCGTCGGAGTAGGAGTTGGAGTTGCCGAACCGCTGTCAGTACCGATGCATCCTGCCGCGAGGACGCAAGCGGCAACGACAACCAGCATAACAAATAAAATGCCGAATTTTCTCATAAGTAGGAATATGACCCTATCATATATCAAGATTAGGAGGAATTGATTAACCAGCAGCTGCCCCAACTCCATACAACTATATCACCTCCCTGCAAACACTATTCAGCAATATTTCGCTAAGGTAATTTTACCTGACAACGGAGATCAGAAATGGAACTACCCGGAGGACCAACACAACCGGAAGTGATGGCCGTATCACTTGCAAAACTCGGCGTGCGGCCTGGCGACACAGTCGCTGACATCGGCTGCGGAACGGGAACGGTAACCAAAGAACTTGCAAACCTTGCCGGTCCCTCCGGCCACGTGTATGCGGTCGACCGCAGAGCTCTCGCAATCGCCTGCACCAAAGAGACCTGCGAGGGAATGGCGACAGTTGAAACGGTCGAAGGAGAAGCAATGGAGTTTCTCTCCTCTTCCCGCAAAAAAATCGACTGTGCCTTCTGCGGAGGAAGCCGCGACATTGCCGAGATCATCACCAGACTTGATGCTGACGGATGCAGAAGCATTGTCGTGAACGCGGTTTTGATCGAAACCGCAGTTGAGGCGATGCATACTATGCAGAGTCTTGGAATATTTCAGGAAGCCGTTCACTTACAGATCTCCAGATCCTACGAACTTGTGGAGCGCATTATGTTCAAACCAATAAACCCCATCTATATCATCCACGGAGGCCGCGAATGCTGACCGCAGTCGGCCTTGGCCCCGGAGACGCAGATCTCCTGACACTCAAAGCCGTCAAAATTCTTCAGGAAGCTGACACCGTATTTGTTCCGGGCGGTATCGCCTGCGAGCTGGTCAGACCCTACGCGAAAAATATCGTGACCCTTGAGTTTCCCATGACCCGTGATGAATCGGTCATCACCGAGTGCATGTGCCGTAACGCAGAAAAGATCGCGTCCACAGCAAAAACCGGCAAAGCGGTCTTCGGTCTGATCGGTGACCCAAACTACTACTCAACATTCTCCCGTCTTGCCGAGATGGTGAAAGAGTCCTACCCGGGTCTTGAAGTGGAAACAGTTCCCGGCATCAGCTCCATCACCGCAGTCGCGTCCCATGCAAAAATTCCCGTGAACGGCGCGTTCCTGGTAACTGACGGCCCGACCGCACCTGCCACAAAAATTCTGATGAAGGTAACAAAACCCAAAGAGGTTGCAGGCCTGCTGGAGGCTGAAGGCTACAATGACTTCATCGTGGTTGAGCGGATGTATATGGAAGGCGAACGCGTTCATCGCGGAACTCTGCCGGAAAAGACCAACTACTTCTCGATCATGATTGCGAGGAAGGTATGAAGTACTACATTGTCGGCGCAGGATGTGGCGATCCGGGTCTTATCACCGTCAAAGGAATGGAGCTGCTCAAACAGGCCGACGTTCTCATCTATGCAGGCTCTCTCGTAAATCCTGAACTGGTAGCACAGTCGCCTGCCTCCCTCAAACTCGACTCATGGGGCATGAAGCTTGAAGAGATAACATCCGTTATCGCAGAAAATGTTCGCGCCGGAAAATTTGTCGTGCGGCTGCATTCTGGAGATCCGGCAATTTACGGTTCGATCGTGGAACAGATCGCACCTCTTGAAGAGGAGGGCATTCACGCAGAAATTATTCCCGGCGTCTCTTCCATGTTTGGCGCGGCAGCCGCGTTGCAAACTGAGTACACCCTTCGCGGCGTCTCAGAGTCGGTGATCGTCACGCGTTCTGCCGGCCAGACACTGGACGCAGACCAGCTTGCCGAACTTTCCGCCCACGGAACAACGATGGTGATCTTCTTGTCCACCGGCCACATCGACTCGGTGATGCAGAAGCTCAAACGTCCGGCAGACACACCGGTTGCCGTCGTCTATCATGCCTCCTGGCCTGACCAGAAGATTGTCCGCGGAACGATTGCAACGATCGCAGAAAAAGTTCACGAGGAAGGCATCGAACGCTCCGCTCTCATCATCGTGGGAGACGTTGTAAAAGGAATCAAAGCTGCCTACACCAACTCACACCTCTACGGATGACTACTGCTGTTGTTGTTCTGGACCGGTTTTTTTCTTCAGGAGAAAAAATCGCGAAACATCTTGAAGCAGAGCTGGTGCCGTACAGGGAAAACGTGTTCGCCGAACTCTATACCAGTGTGGACGTAATCGTTGCCGTGATGTCAGCAGGCATTGCGGTTAGAGGATGCGCATCCCTCTTGACCGACAAATGGCATGACCCGGCAGTTGTCGTGGTGACGCCTGACCTCAAGTACGCGATACCGGTTCTCGGCGGTCATCACGGCGGCAATCTCTGCGCAAAACGTCTTGCAGAGATCGGAATTGAACCAGTCATCTCAACCGCGACCGAGACGCTTGGCAGGCCGTCGGTTGAAGAGACCGCACGGCTCGAAGGCCTTGCAGTCGTCAACCGCTCCTCAACCCGCGAGGTGAACGGCGCGATCCTTGACGGTGAAGTTCCGATCGTGCGGGTGAATCCTCCGCACATCGTCATCGCAAATCCGGGAGTATCGGTCCTCGTCAACAACTCACCCTACGTGATCGGTATCGGCTGCCGGCTTGGCACAACCGCTGAAGAAATCCTCGCAGCAATCGATTCCGCATGCAAAACCGCGGGGATTCCGCTTGCGGACGTGAAAATTTTTGCAACAACCGTAAAAAAATTTCATGAGGCAGGACTTCATGAGGCTGTCAGGTCCTTATCCGGCAATCTCATCTTTTTAGATGACGAAACAGTTAACGCACAAGTACCGCAAACTCCGTCTCGCGCGGAGATGCTCGGACTTGCGGGCGTTGCAGAACCTTGCGCTCTGGCGCTCGCAAAGTCAGGAACTCTGATACTGAACAAGACCGTCTATGGCCGCGTCACCATTGCCATAGGACAATAATAATCATGGGAACTCTCTGGATCGTAAGCTCAGGACCCGGAAGTCTGCAACAACTGACTCCGGCCGCAATCAAGGCAATCGCCACAGCCGATGTGATCATCGGCAACGCGTTTTACCTCGAGATGCTTGAACCGCTCATAAGGAATAAACAGGTCATCAGAAGCTCGATGGGAAAAGAGGTTGACCGCGCAAAAGAAGCCGCACGCCTTGCAGCAGACCATAATGTGGCAATGATTACCGGCGGAGATGCCGGCGTCTACGGTATGGCAAGCATCGTGCTCGAAGTTGTTGAGCATGAGTTCCCGAACACCGATGTTGAGGTGATTCCGGGAGTAACCGCGGCTACTGCGGCTGCTTCACGTCTCGGCTCACCGCTTTCCGGAGATTATGTAACCCTCAGCCTGTCGGATCTGTTAACACCCTGGGAGATGATTGAAAAGCGGCTGAACCTCGCGTTCCAGATGGGCGTGCCGGTCGCACTTTACAATCCAAAGAGCAGGGGACGACCGCTGAATCTTGGAAAAGCGATCAACATTGCCATGCAGTACCGCTCGCCCGAGACACCGGTCGGTGTGGTGAAGAATGTGTTCCGGGACGGCGAAGAGGCGTTCTGCGTAACACTTGCATCGCTTGGTGAAAATGATGAACTGGTTGATATGCACTCGATTTTAATCATCGGCGGCGAAGAAACCAGATTCTGGGAGGATAACGGAGATGTCAAAGGAATTATTACACCCCGCGGTTACCACCGAAAGTACGTATACTGATATCGGCGCTGATACGCCGGAGGGATTTTCGATCTCTTCGCGCAGCAGAAGTCTGGCGCGTGAGATGGTTGGCAATGCAACGCCAGAAGACCGTATTCGTCAGAGATGTTCGATTGCTGTCGGCGACTGGGCAATGGCGGATCTTCTGCGGTTCGACAATGATCCAGTCTCCGCAGGTCTTGCGGCGATCAAATCAGGTGCCCCGATCTTCACCGACATCAGAATGGTTCTGACCGGCATTCAGAAGCGCGGTCACTCATGCAGCGTGGAGTGCGCGCTGGATTACGGCGCTGATATCTCGGAGAGACTTGGCATCACCCGCAGTTCGGCAGGATTCGTTGCTCTGAAAGACCGACTGGCAGGTTCAGTTGTGGTGATTGGAAATGCGCCGAGCGCTCTTCTGACGGTCTGTTCGTTTGTGGATGAGGGCATATGTCCGGCACTGATTGTGGGAACCCCGGTCGGGTTTGTGAATGCGGCAGAGTCAAAGGAGATTCTCCGCACGAAAAACGTGCCGTCAGTCTCAAACGTTGGCACCCGCGGCGGAACACCGATCGCGGTTGCGTCGCTGAATGAAATTATTACGATGTTTGCAGAACAGCAGAAATGATCGATCCGGTAAGTGGTTTTCCCTATCCTGAGGCATGGGTTGCAAAATGTGACGAGCCCGCGGCCCTCAAACTTGCCGAGAGCGGCTTTGGGGTTCTGACGGCGAACGGAACGGTGCTCCGCCGCGGGTTTACGACCGGAACAACTGCTGCGGCCGCTGCGTTTGCTGCGGTCGCGTCACTTCGTGGAGAGAGTATCACCGAGGCAGAGATTACTCTTCCCTGCGGAGTTACAGCAAACGTTCCGACAAAGGGACGCAATGGATGCGGTGAGGCGCGAAAGTTTGCCGGTGATTATCCTGATGATATCACGGCAGGTATTCTCATTTGTGCCGAGGCAAAGCCTGCTGACGCAACGACGCTCATTGCGGGAGAAGGCATCGGCAGATTCAGCCGCTCAACTCCCCGCTACGCAGAAGGTGAACCTGCAATCAGCCCTCAGGCGCGTGATGAGATTTTGTCGGCGATCGAGTCAGGATGTCGCGCGGCAGGCATTGCGGCAGCAGAAGTTCTGCTGACGATTCCTGACGGACGACGTATCGGTGCCCTGACGCTGAATCCAAAAGTCGGCGTGCTTGACGGCATCTCAGTTGTCGGAACGACGGGTTTTGTCGAGCCATGGGATGATCATCTGACCGAGACGCTTGCCGAGCGGATCTCGGCTGCTGAACGTGTGGTGATTACGACCGGACGGACCGGTCTGCGGTTTTCGCGCCTGCTGTTTCCAGAGTACGAGGTGGTGCTTGCGGGTTCAAAGATCAGTGAAGCGCTTGCCGCGGCAGAGGGATGCCAAAACGCTGTCATCTGTGGACTGCCAGGTCTGATTCTCAGATTTTTCGATTCCAAGACTGCGACCTCGCGGGGATTTGCAACTGTTGAGGAGCTGATGGCGTCATCCGCAGGGTCTGTGGCACTTTCTGCTGAGGTGGCGGATGCGAAAGTACGATATCCGCATCTGCGAATTGTGATTATTGATCGGGCAGGAACAGTCCTGATCGATTCGGAGGAGGAATCATGATTATTGTCGGAGTAGGGGCAGGAACCGGCATGCTGACCGAAGAGGGGATTGCAAAAATTCGTGCGGCGAAGTTGATCTATGGGTCCGACCGGGCGATTGAGCTGGCAAAACCGTACACAGCAGCTGACACGGAAGTGATTGAGATAACCGACTACAAGGCTCTCCGCACGCTTCCTGAGGGCGCGGTTATTTTGTCGACTGGTGACCCGCTTATGGCAGGACTCGGGTATCTGCCTGGCGAAGTAATCCCGGGAATTTCTTCGATGCAAGTAGCATTTGCACGGTTGAAGGCGTCATGGACGAATGTCGCGGTAGTGAATGCGCATGGGAAGAGTCATGCGTCAGCGATTTCTCGTGCGGTAGCCGATGCGGCGGCAGGCCATTCGGTGTTTGTGATTGCAGACCCGGACTTTTCGGTTGCCGAACTTGCCAAGGCGCTCACTGCGGTGTCTGCTGATATGCGGATTGCGGTCTGTGAGGATCTTGGCTATTCGTACGAGCGCGTCGCTGAAGGGACAGCTGCCCAGCCGCCGGAAGTGCGGAGTAAGCTGTTCTGCGTGGTTATCGGGTACTGATTTTTTTTGGTCTCGTTTGGAAAGAAACGCGAATAACGCGAATAAAAAATCGCCAATGGCGATTTTTAAAATTTACAAAAATAATTCATTTTCATCCAGATGGCTCCGGTATGAAACACACAGACAATTTATTTTTTGAAAAATTGTCATTGGTGATTTTTTTTATTCGCGCTATTTCGCGAAGCTGCGAAGCAGTGAGCACGACGGAACGACGTGCAAAGCGGTGAGCCTGCCTTCGGCATGCGATTCGCGCTATTCGCGTTTCAAAAATCACGCCGCGTAAAATCCTATTAAAAAAAATCGGAGGAAAAACCTCCACAAAAAAATTTAGAGCCAGGAAGAAACCAGCTCTTCCGCTTTCGTCAATGCTGCCGGAACTGCTAAAGCGTCCACGCCAGCTCCCTGAGCAAGACTCTCCTTTCCGCCGCCCTTGCCGCCAAGAACAGCACAGACCTCAGAGACCAGCTTACCGGCATTCACCTTCTCAGGAACACCAGACGACGCCACAACACCAACACCATCAGCTGTTGTGATCAGAACCGCAACACCGCCGCGGCTCGCAACCGCGCCCGCAACCGTCACCAGCTCCTTTCTTGAAACATCCACCTGCTTCACCACCACCTCAACACCTGACATCATCACGCCCTCAAGGCGGGAAAGCTCAAGCTCAGCAATCTTCGCACGCAGACGCTCAATCTCCTTACGCTGTTCCTTCCACTCAGAGAAGAACCGCTCAACCGAACCCGGCAGATTCTCAGTCTGCACCGACAGCGTATCAGCAGACGTTGCAAGCAGCGTCTGGAGATGCTGCATCGCATCAAGCGCCGCAAACCCTGCCGCAAACTCAATACGCTCAACACCATCCTGAATATGCTCAAGCCGCAGAAGCTTCACCGGCCCGATCTCGCCCGTACTCTGACAGTGCGTACCCGCACACGCCTGAACCTCAGCGCCCATCTGGACAACCCGCAGCTCCTTTCCTGGCGGCACACCGCCCTGATACAAAGCAAACCCGAACTTCTGCTCAGCTTTTGTTCGCGGCTCAACCTTAATCATAACCGGCAGATTCTCCATCACCAGCCGATTCGCCACAATCTCGATTTTCTTCAGCTGCTCAGACGTAATATGCGTATAATGCCTGATATCCAGACGCGCCGCATCGGTCGAAAGCTGAGATCCTGCCTGATGCACATGAGGACCAAGAACCTCCTTTGCCGCACGCAGAATAACGTGAGTTCCTGAGTGGTGACGCATCAGCGCCCAGCGCCGCTCCTCGTCAACGACGCCCTTAATACGGTCGCCGCGTTTCAGACCAGGACCGTGAACCTTGTGCAGAATCACCTCGCCTGACTTCACCACCTCATCAACCCGAACCATCACATCTGTACTGACAAAAGTACCGGTATCAGACGGCTGACCTCCGCCTTCGGGATAGAACAGCGTGTGATCCAGAATCACATACTCATCAATTGCATCAATGATGGTCGCCTCAAACTCCATATCGCTTGGACGCTCATAGTAGCTCTTGCGGGTCGGCGGAAGAACCGCGATCCGTTCTGCATATTTCGCGAGCGGAGACTCAGGCTTCTCTCCCTCATTCTCCGAGTGCATCTCTGCAATCCGGGAGTCGAAGTCGTCAGGAATCTCAAACTCTGCACCAGCTTCGGAGAGAATTTTCTTCATCAGCTCAACCGGAATACCATGCGAATCATACAACGTGATAAGCTCATCGAGTGGAACCGGCTGGCTCTTTTTCACATAGTTCTGGCCGACGCGCTGAACCGTGCGGGTTCCGCGTTCGATCGTTGCATCGTACTTCTCAACCTCGCGGCTGATGATCTCGCGAACGATTGCGGGTTCCTGCTCAAACTGGGCAAGACCGATCTTTTCCATCTGTGCAACAATCAAGTCGCCCAGATCTTCGTCCACGCCTGCTTCCTGCATCATTCTGATGCTGCGGCGAAGTACGAGCCGTGCGAGGTATCCTTCGCGGACGTTGGACGGAACGATCAGGTCGCCGAGCATGTAGGCAAGGCAGCGGGTGTGATCACAGAGAGCATAGATGTTCTCCATGGGAACAATGATCTCCTCGAGTTTTGTGAGAGAGACATTGGCTGCGTCTGCAACCTTCTGCCGGAGATCGCGGATTTTTTCTCCGCGAATGTCCATGAGTCCGGCAAACTTGGCGTTCATGCCAAGAATTGCGGCAACTTCGGGGTTGTCGAGCGTGTCCTCCATGCCGGCAGAGTTCAGCAGCCGCGGAATCATTTCCGGGAAGACTGCGTCGTAGGCGGTAGGTGTTCCCTGCGATGCCCAGGCGAACCGTTCCAGACCGTATCCGGTATCCACGATTCGAAGCGGCATTTCGTAGTAGTCTTTGCCGTCAATCATGACCTGGGGTTTGCCGGAGTTTTTGCGGGACAGGTTCATGAAGACAAGTGTTGCGACTTCGAGTCCGCCCATGAGGACTTCGACGCTTGCACCTGCATTTCCTCCGCCGAACCAGGGGTTTTCCTTGAAGGTGAGGTTGTTTAAGTCGCCGCCGATTGATTCGATGAAGCCGCTGCACAGTTCTACGCAGCGGTCTTTCCAGTAGATGGTATTTTCGTCGGTGTTAAACGCGTGATGTGCCATCATCTCAAAGCAGGTGAAGTGGCGGCCTGACCGTCCGACGTTGTCGAGGTCGTTTAACCGGATACACGGCTGGGAGATGGTTAAGGGGTTTGCCGGAGGAGGGCAGACTCCGCTCGTCACGTACGGCTGGAAGTCGGCGATGGATGCGATAGTTAAGTAGATGTCATCACGCCACCGTGCGGCTACTGGGTATCTGCCGACGCGAGTATGACCGTTTTTTTCGAAGAAGGAGAGGTATGCCTCGCGCATCTCTTCAACGGTGTGCTTTTTGAACAGGGGGTTGCCGATGAACTGATATGGTTCACAGGGGGCGTCACCACAGATCTCACGTTCCGGGTCCCGTGTCCAGAACGGCATTCCGCATTTTTTACAGATTTTGCGGACAAATCCTTCCCGCTTGAAATATTCAAGCTGATATTCATTCTCAAGCATGAAGAACCACTACCGAGTTTGGTAACCACTATAGGTTAGTGTGGAGGTGAGATAATAATTCGCTTCGGAAATGTGTTCTGCTTTTAAACCAGAGTTGTTCACGATTCGTCTGTTTTTCGTCTTACGTTCTGCTCCGCCCACGGAACACACTGAACGCATGCCTTCGGCCTGCTTACTGCTTCGCAGGAACACACGGAAATCTCACAGAAAAAAACATCACGGAGCAGACGTGAACATCACGGAATTTGAAAATAATAATGTTGGAAAAGTATTTGATCGAAATTTTGAAAAATCACGATATCTTTTCGCGGTGTTGCATAATATTAAAATAGGACTTACGCGGTGATGAAATAGCATAAGGAAAAGGGATTTTCTGTCCTTGGTTACTCCAAGCGAGACCATCTACAGAAAAATTTCAAACAATGAAATTCATCATCGCGTAACTCCTATTAAAAAAATTTATTTCCGTGATGTTTTTCCGTGATGTTTTTCCGTGTGTTCCGTGGGCGGAGCAAAAAAAGAAAAATAAATCAGAGGTATTCCAAATTCTGCATGTACGGACGAAGGACTTTGGGGATCTCGACTCTGCCGTCTTCGGTCTGATAGTTTTCCAGAATGCAGCGAAGGGCACGCGATGTTGCAATAGCGGTTGAGTTCAGGGTATGCAGATACTGTTTGGACTCAAAGTCATGCGCATCGCGGACACGGATGTTTAAGCGGCATGCCTGGTATGCGGTGCAGTTCGAGCAGGAAACAACTTCGCGGTACTCGTTATCGCGCGGCATCCATGCCTCGATGTCGTACTTCTTTGCGGCAACAATACCGATATCTCCGGTACAGATGTTGACGACATGATACGGAAGTTCGAGTTTGGTGAACAGTTCTTCGGAGTTTGCGAGAAGTTCTTCCTGCATTTCCCAGGATTTTTCCGGCATGCAGTAGATGAACTGTTCGACTTTGGTGAACTGGTGGACACGGAAAAGTCCGCGTGAGTCAAGACCGTGCGCTCCGATTTCGCGGCGGAAACACGGAGAGATGCCGACCATTTTTAAGGGCAGGTCTTTTTCCTCGAAGATCTCGTCCTGATACATGGCTGCCATCGGGTGTTCGGCGGTTGCGATCAGATACTCGTCGTCGCCGTCGATTTTGTACATCACTTTTTCAAAGTCTGCGAGATCGGTTACGTCTTCGTAGGATTTGCGGTTGAGCATGTACGGTGGGATAATCGGGGTGTAGCCTTTGGCGATGAGGGTGTCAAGGGCAAACCGCTGGAGGGCAAGGTCGAGCATGGCGAGGTTGCCTTTGAGGAAGTAGAAGCCTGCGCCAGAGGTTTTGGTGGCGCGTTCAAAGTCAGCCCAGTTGTTGCGGACGGCAAGCTCTCCATGGTTGACGAGTTCGAACTCGAACTTTTTTGGGGTGCCAACTGTTCGAATCACGACGTTTTCTGTGTCGTCTTTGCCGTACGGGACTGATTCGTGCAGAATGTTCGGCAGCCGCATCAGGTAGTAGCGAACCTGTTCGGTTGCTTTTTCCATGATGTCGTCGTTGTCTTTGATTCTCTGCGGCAGTGCTTTTGCTTCGGCAAACAGCGGGGCCGGATCCTCTCCGGACTTTTTGGCTGCGTTGATCTCTTTGGCGATCGTGTTTCTGCGTGCCCGGAGTTCGTTATTTTTTACGGTGAGTTCGCGGAACAGTTTGTCCTGTTCGAGAACGGTATCGACCCATGCAAGTTTCTCGGTGTCGTGGCGTTTTTCCAAGTCCGCACGAACAACCTCCGGATGCGCCCGGACAAATTTGATATCCAGCATACTTGGCATCATTATATGCGGTTGAAGATGAAGAGGATTTGTATATTTATTCATGAGCCGCCCACGGCAAATCGGAACACACTGAACTCCACGGAAATAAAAATGTCACGGAGCAGACGTGAACAACACGGAATTTGAAAATAGTTATGTTGCAAAAGTATTTGATCGAAATTTTGAAAAATCACGATATCTTTTCGCGGTGTTGCATAATATTAAATTTTTTTTATTTCCGTGTGTTCTGATTTTCCGTGGGCGGAGCAGAAGTTTTCGCGAACAAAGCAACACAAAAAAAGAAAAAAATATTTTCAAAAATTTCTGATCGTCACTGTTTCTTGTACTCAGGGTACCGCATCAGAACCGCGGTATCAATCTGTTTTGGATTTTCCTTCAAGAGATCCTTACCACGCTCGGTAA
The genomic region above belongs to Methanorbis furvi and contains:
- the alaS gene encoding alanine--tRNA ligase; the protein is MLENEYQLEYFKREGFVRKICKKCGMPFWTRDPEREICGDAPCEPYQFIGNPLFKKHTVEEMREAYLSFFEKNGHTRVGRYPVAARWRDDIYLTIASIADFQPYVTSGVCPPPANPLTISQPCIRLNDLDNVGRSGRHFTCFEMMAHHAFNTDENTIYWKDRCVELCSGFIESIGGDLNNLTFKENPWFGGGNAGASVEVLMGGLEVATLVFMNLSRKNSGKPQVMIDGKDYYEMPLRIVDTGYGLERFAWASQGTPTAYDAVFPEMIPRLLNSAGMEDTLDNPEVAAILGMNAKFAGLMDIRGEKIRDLRQKVADAANVSLTKLEEIIVPMENIYALCDHTRCLAYMLGDLIVPSNVREGYLARLVLRRSIRMMQEAGVDEDLGDLIVAQMEKIGLAQFEQEPAIVREIISREVEKYDATIERGTRTVQRVGQNYVKKSQPVPLDELITLYDSHGIPVELMKKILSEAGAEFEIPDDFDSRIAEMHSENEGEKPESPLAKYAERIAVLPPTRKSYYERPSDMEFEATIIDAIDEYVILDHTLFYPEGGGQPSDTGTFVSTDVMVRVDEVVKSGEVILHKVHGPGLKRGDRIKGVVDEERRWALMRHHSGTHVILRAAKEVLGPHVHQAGSQLSTDAARLDIRHYTHITSEQLKKIEIVANRLVMENLPVMIKVEPRTKAEQKFGFALYQGGVPPGKELRVVQMGAEVQACAGTHCQSTGEIGPVKLLRLEHIQDGVERIEFAAGFAALDAMQHLQTLLATSADTLSVQTENLPGSVERFFSEWKEQRKEIERLRAKIAELELSRLEGVMMSGVEVVVKQVDVSRKELVTVAGAVASRGGVAVLITTADGVGVVASSGVPEKVNAGKLVSEVCAVLGGKGGGKESLAQGAGVDALAVPAALTKAEELVSSWL
- the serS gene encoding serine--tRNA ligase, with the translated sequence MLDIKFVRAHPEVVRADLEKRHDTEKLAWVDTVLEQDKLFRELTVKNNELRARRNTIAKEINAAKKSGEDPAPLFAEAKALPQRIKDNDDIMEKATEQVRYYLMRLPNILHESVPYGKDDTENVVIRTVGTPKKFEFELVNHGELAVRNNWADFERATKTSGAGFYFLKGNLAMLDLALQRFALDTLIAKGYTPIIPPYMLNRKSYEDVTDLADFEKVMYKIDGDDEYLIATAEHPMAAMYQDEIFEEKDLPLKMVGISPCFRREIGAHGLDSRGLFRVHQFTKVEQFIYCMPEKSWEMQEELLANSEELFTKLELPYHVVNICTGDIGIVAAKKYDIEAWMPRDNEYREVVSCSNCTAYQACRLNIRVRDAHDFESKQYLHTLNSTAIATSRALRCILENYQTEDGRVEIPKVLRPYMQNLEYL